From the Chthonomonadales bacterium genome, the window GAAATCCGGTCCGGCGCCCTGATAGGTCTCCGTGACGACGCCGGCCACATCCTCGGCGGCCACACCGAGCGCCGCTAGCGACTCCTCAAACAACTCGAAACGCGTGTCGGTCACTCGGTACCCATCCGGGAACGGCACGCGCACGATGCGGGGGTCGAGGTCGCCTATCCAGAGTTGGCCGCCGCCAAGGGTGCCCATCTGCTGAGCGCCCATCGTACGACCGTGGAAACCCTCCAGAAAGCTCACCACCACGGTCTTGCGCGAGCCGCCGACGCGCCTTCCCCAGTTGCGCGCCAGCTTCAGGCAGCACTCGGTGGCCTCCGACCCGGTGGTCAGCAGGAAGCAGCGTTCGATGCCGGGCGGGGCCAACTCGACCAGACGACACGCCAGGGCGGCGCGCTCGCGGCTCGGGAAGCAGTAGTTGTGCAGCAGCGAGCGCCGCGCCTGGTCCTCCACGGCGGCCCGAATGGCCGGATGCCCGTGGCCCGCGTTCGCTACCAGCACGCCACTGGACCAATCGAGCCACATGTTGCCGTACGCATCGTAGACCTGTGCGCCCTGGGCGCGATCCCAGACGATCGGGGGCTGACCCGACATCGACCGGGGCTCGCAGCGACGCAACTGATGCAGTACGTCCAGGCTGTCCGGGTGAGGGATCGGCGGCCGGATGCGCCGGAACGGCGTCTCGACCGGCTCGACGTCGGCCGGGGTAATATCGAAGGGAACTCCCATCGGTGACTCCTGACGCGGCCTCCCTAGACCGGTCGGTCGTAGACGACCTCGGACACCGCTTCCGGCCCCTCGAGGGCGCGATGCGGGTCCAGAAGACGAATGCCGTCGGCGCCCAGGCTCGCGGTGGCGGCCGGAGAGCGCCCGGCCGCCATGTGCTCCCAGTTACGATCGCGGACCAACCGCGCGGCCTGGACGACGGCGACGCACAGTCGCCCCTCCTCGGGCGTCGGGTAGTGCGCGCGTACGGCCGACAGCGGCTCGCCGAGCAGCGAGACCCGGCAGGCCGCGAGCACGCCGGCATGGATGCTATCGGTGCCGTAGCCAACATAGGTCGGCGAGCCCGCCGGCCGCGCAACGTCCCGGGTGAAGTGGTTGTTCGCGGTGCGCGATCCGCCTCCGGCGCTCCAGAAGCGGAAGCCGCGGTACTGCTGGTCGCTCTCCACCTTCCCGTCCGCGCCGACCACCTCGTGGCCCTGGTTCACCGGGCCCTCGAAGTCCGACGGAGTGATCCAGTTGTTGTGGAAGGCGACGCTCATTCCGTTGTCCCAATCGACGCGCACCTGCACGGCATCGAAGGCATCGATGCCCTGCCGCACGAGCCGGGCCTTCTGGCCGACCGCGCTCACGCCAACCGGCCTGGCGCCAAAGTAGTGGATGAAGAGATCGACCCAGTGCGGCCCCACGTAGCTGAACGGGTCGCTTCGCTCGACCCATTGGAAGGTCGACGTGGAAACCTCCAACGGCTCTTCCAGGTAAGCGAGGCCGTAGAGCGGCGGGCCGATCCGGTTCAGGATGTCGTTGCGCACGCGCATATGATCCGGGTCGTAACGCTTGTGCATGTCCAGGCAGACCACGCGCTGGCGCTCGCGCGCGAGCGCGACGATGCGGTCGGCCTCGCCCATCTCCAGGCACATCGGCTTCTCGAGGATGACGTGCGCGCCGCACTCCAGCGCGGCGCAGGTGGGCTCGACGTGCAGGTGGTCGGGCGTCGCCACGGAGAGAATGTCAAGGCGCACGCTGGCGTCCAGCAACTCGCGCCAGGGCTCCTCGCCGGATATCGCGGCCGGACGCCGGCCCGTCCAC encodes:
- a CDS encoding aspartate aminotransferase family protein yields the protein MGVPFDITPADVEPVETPFRRIRPPIPHPDSLDVLHQLRRCEPRSMSGQPPIVWDRAQGAQVYDAYGNMWLDWSSGVLVANAGHGHPAIRAAVEDQARRSLLHNYCFPSRERAALACRLVELAPPGIERCFLLTTGSEATECCLKLARNWGRRVGGSRKTVVVSFLEGFHGRTMGAQQMGTLGGGQLWIGDLDPRIVRVPFPDGYRVTDTRFELFEESLAALGVAAEDVAGVVTETYQGAGPDFLPVEYARRLRAWCARHEALLVFDEVQAGFGRCGTFWGFEGYGVVPDLIACGKGISGSLPLSAVLGRADVMDQFEPGTMTSTHSGSPVCCRAALACIDVILGEGLVENARRQESTLMGGLEAVRARFPAAIGHVSGRGLVAGMQVVRPGTADPDPGTAHRVVEECVRRGLMLFAPVGVGGACVKIAPPLCVGADAIRDGLAALEAAADVAMGP
- a CDS encoding Gfo/Idh/MocA family oxidoreductase; this translates as MAKTMRIGLVGAGMFGGDVHLRAYADLERSGIAPYLGRLGMDAFARPLADARFELAAVATRTPASAARAADAYAAWTGRRPAAISGEEPWRELLDASVRLDILSVATPDHLHVEPTCAALECGAHVILEKPMCLEMGEADRIVALARERQRVVCLDMHKRYDPDHMRVRNDILNRIGPPLYGLAYLEEPLEVSTSTFQWVERSDPFSYVGPHWVDLFIHYFGARPVGVSAVGQKARLVRQGIDAFDAVQVRVDWDNGMSVAFHNNWITPSDFEGPVNQGHEVVGADGKVESDQQYRGFRFWSAGGGSRTANNHFTRDVARPAGSPTYVGYGTDSIHAGVLAACRVSLLGEPLSAVRAHYPTPEEGRLCVAVVQAARLVRDRNWEHMAAGRSPAATASLGADGIRLLDPHRALEGPEAVSEVVYDRPV